In Arachis hypogaea cultivar Tifrunner chromosome 2, arahy.Tifrunner.gnm2.J5K5, whole genome shotgun sequence, a genomic segment contains:
- the LOC112737298 gene encoding protein LIFEGUARD 2 codes for MWNQPFGKTDLESGGGARPLYPMMLESPELRWSFIRKVYIIIAFQLLATIAVGAVVVSVHPIALFFAGTGAGLALYIVLIFVPFITLCPLYYYYQKHPVNYLLLGIFTVSLAFVVGLTCAFTSGKVILESVILTTVVVVALTLYTFWAARRGHDFNFLGPFLFGAVLVLMVFAFIQILFPLGKLSVMIYGCLASIIFCGYIIYDTDNLIKRYSYDEYIWASVSLYLDVINLFLSLLSIFRAAES; via the exons ATGTGGAACCAACCGTTCGGAAAAACCGATTTAGAAAGTGGTGGTGGAGCGAGACCACTGTACCCTATGATGCTCGAGAGTCCCGAACTTCGGTGGTCCTTCATTAGGAAGGTCTACATTATAATCGCCTTTCAGCTGCTCGCTACGATCGCTGTTGGCGCCGTTGTCGTCTCCGTCCATCCCATCGCACTCTTCTTCGCCGGCACCGGTGCTGGTTTGGCACTCTACATCGTCCTCATCTTTGTCCCCTTCATCA CGTTGTGTCCTCTTTACTATTATTACCAGAAGCATCCGGTGAATTATTTGCTGTTAGGAATTTTCACTGTTTCGCTTGCTTTCGTTGTTGGATTGACTTGTGCCTTTACTAGCG GGAAAGTGATTCTGGAGTCTGTCATATTGACTACTGTGGTGGTGGTTGCCTTGACTCTCTACACATTCTGGGCTGCAAGGAGAGGCCATGATTTCAACTTCCTTGGTCCCTTCTTGTTCGGCGCCGTGCTCGTTCTTATGGTCTTTGCATTCATTCAG ATTCTCTTCCCACTGGGTAAGCTCTCTGTTATGATCTATGGATGCTTGGCATCAATTATATTCTGTGGCTACATCATATATGACACAGACAACCTTATCAAGAGATACTCGTACGATGAATACATTTGGGCTTCGGTTTCATTATATTTGGATGTCATCAATCTTTTCCTTTCTTTGCTAAGCATTTTCAGAGCTGCTGAGAGCTAA
- the LOC112737305 gene encoding armadillo repeat-containing protein LFR produces MQKREQGKSGGSSGGGSAPPAKRGRPFGSGSNSAAAAAIAAAAGDSAAAPSTLLGPSLHVHSSFADQNNKRIVLALQSGLKSELTWALNTLTLLSFKEKDDSRKDATPLAKIPGLLDALLQVIDDWRDIALPKELVKPSRVRSLGANSVVTGFGNEYQALGSTGTPHRPGSASATTGTESTQQSGVTKSRLSELWFDEDSLFNLDDEGRAEKQQCAVAASNIIRNFSFMPDNEVIMAQNRHCLETAFQCIEDHIVEDEELVTNALETIVNLAPLLDLRIFSSSKPSFIKITEKRAVQAIMGMLESTVKAWHCAAAELLGRLIINPDNEPFLLPFFPQIHKRLIDLISLPALDAQAAAIGALYNLAEVNMDCRLKIASERWAIDRLLKVIKTPHPVPEVCRKAAMILESLVSEPQNRTLLLAYENAFAEILFMESKYSDTFARILYELTSRPNNRVAMARGIWGM; encoded by the exons ATGCAGAAGAGGGAACAGGGAAAGTCCGGTGGATCTTCCGGTGGCGGTTCGGCGCCGCCTGCTAAGAGAGGCCGCCCATTCGGCAGCGGTAGCAATAGTGCCGCGGCAGCAGCAATAGCCGCCGCCGCCGGTGATTCGGCGGCGGCTCCGTCAACCCTGCTTGGTCCTTCGCTTCACGTCCATAGCTCCTTTGCTG atcaaaataataaaagaattgtTTTGGCTCTTCAAAGTGGTCTTAAGAGTGAGCTAACCTGGGCACTCAATACTCTTACATTGCTCTCCTTTAAAGAGAAGGATGACAGTCGCAAAGACGCCACTCCGCTGGCGAAGATTCCGGGTTTGCTTGATGCACTTCTTCAAGTT ATAGATGATTGGCGTGACATAGCACTCCCAAAAGAACTAGTTAAGCCATCAAGGGTCAGATCTTTAGGTGCAAATTCTGTTGTAACTGGATTTGGGAATGAGTATCAGGCATTGGGCTCAACTGGAACTCCCCACCGCCCTGG GTCAGCATCCGCCACTACTGGTACAGAATCAACACAGCAGAGTGGTGTGACAAAGTCACGTTTGTCAGAGTTGTGGTTTGATGAAGATAGTCTCTTTAATTTAGATGATGAAGGGCGAGCAGAAAAACAGCAGTGTGCTGTAGCTGCTTCAAATATCATCAGAAACTTCTCTTTCATGCCAGATAATGAAGTTATAATGGCCCAAAATCGTCATTGTTTGGAAACAGCCTTCCAATGTATAGAAGATCATATTGTAG AGGATGAAGAACTTGTCACAAATGCTCTAGAGACAATTGTTAACTTGGCTCCACTTCTGGACCTTCGAATATTTAGCTCATCCAAGCCATCTTTTATTAAAATAAC AGAAAAACGTGCAGTTCAGGCCATCATGGGCATGCTGGAATCCACAGTCAAAGCCTGGCATTGTGCTGCTGCAGAATTACTTGGGCGTTTGATCATTAATCCTGACAATGAGCCATTCTTACTTCCATTCTTTCCACAG ATACACAAGCGTTTAATTGATCTCATCAGTTTACCAGCATTAGATGCACAAGCAGCTGCTATTGGTGCACTGTATAACCTTGCTGAAGTTAATATGGACTGTAGGTTGAAGATTGCCAGTGAGAGATG GGCAATAGATCGATTGCTTAAAGTGATAAAGACACCGCATCCCGTTCCTGAAGTTTGCCGGAAAGCTGCAATGATATTGGAGAGTCTTGTCTCCGAGCCACAAAATAGAACCTTGTTGCTGGCGTATGAGAATGCTTTTGCCGAGATCCTTTTCATGGAAAGCAAATATTCAGATACTTTTGCAAGGATATTATATGAACTAACGTCTAGGCCAAATAACAGAGTGGCAATGGCTCGGGGAATCTGGGGCATGTAA